In Drosophila subpulchrella strain 33 F10 #4 breed RU33 chromosome 3R, RU_Dsub_v1.1 Primary Assembly, whole genome shotgun sequence, the following are encoded in one genomic region:
- the LOC119551140 gene encoding uncharacterized protein LOC119551140 isoform X1, which yields MSKISRPASQPKEMNRTALSTGSTSRRLPALLFVLLLGLVAQTTGRPSPEDESDLAIIPPDSDNVEIHKVKFVNGVMQKDHPVIMYKEDFVSEDYDPTKNESNPVRHKKHKRTHHHRVEPQQENDGDQILFDILPDKPIVLEEDLKAPLVTSIEVAELAGPVKKEATAKHPKKYHSRQRRQTYRPRNELIVQYYYPEPKIAEVPVLVYYQRNRLPVAGKLPILTGPLNRYDQSPVVVDSRDDFGLEHNSDPALADLSVYTTTTTSRPTVTTRPQPFPPAGRPIAIEPIRRPPQAVPPQAVPPQSASNEPKVSKCVWAIVNCCTGDSKKIRYNCFETFGCHGAFWGINPCADEQVKEGDLVPLAGFSPPGFPQSESQPAPAPAPAPASVSAPRRPFSRTDGFHFPQDLGYQENSTCQRASKLCCSQRNIGSQYECFHHHGCNESISTIISTCS from the exons ATGTCGAAAATCTCTCG ACCCGCCAGCCAACCGAAGGAGATGAATCGAACTGCGCTGTCCACTGGCAGCACCAGCCGCAGACTTCCGGCTCTCTTGTTTGTCCTGCTGCTCGGCCTGGTGGCCCAGACCACCGGTCGTCCTTCGCCGGAGGACGAGAGCGACTTGGCCATCATACCGCCGGATTCCGACAATGTGGAG ATCCACAAAGTAAAGTTCGTGAATGGCGTCATGCAGAAGGATCACCCGGTGATCATGTACAAGGAGGATTTCGTCAGTGAGGATTATG ATCCCACTAAAAACGAGTCAAATCCTGTTCGCCACAAGAAGCACAAGCGAACGCATCATCATCGTGTGGAGCCACAGCAGGAGAACGACGGGGATCAGATCCTTTTCGACATCCTGCCCGACAAGCCGATCGTGCTGGAGGAAGACCTTAAAGCTCCACTAGTCACTTCCATCGAAGTCGCCGAACTGGCGGGACCCGTAAAGAAAGAGGCAACAGCAAAGCATCCCAAGAAGTACCACAGTCGCCAGCGACGACAGACCTATAGACCTAGAAATGAATTAATCGTCCAATATTACTATCCCGAACCCAAAATAGCAGAGGTGCCAGTTTTAGTCTATTA TCAAAGGAACCGGCTTCCGGTGGCGGGTAAACTACCCATTCTGACGGGACCACTTAATCGTTATGATCAGAGCCCAGTTGTGGTTGACTCTAGAGATGATTTCGGCTTGGAACACAATTCAGATCCAGCACTGGCCGATTTATCCGTATATACCACTACCACGACCTCGCGACCTACAG TGACCACAAGGCCGCAGCCCTTCCCGCCCGCTGGGAGACCTATTGCGATAGAACCCATCCGGAGGCCCCCCCAGGCGGTGCCCCCCCAGGCGGTACCCCCCCAGTCAGCCTCCAATGAGCCCAAGGTCAGCAAGTGCGTGTGGGCGATCGTGAACTGCTGCACCGGCGATAGCAAGAAGATACGGTACAACTGCTTCGAGACGTTCGGCTGCCATGGCGCCTTTTGGGGCATCAATCCGTGTGCCGATGAACAAGTGAAGGAAG GCGATCTGGTGCCCTTAGCCGGTTTCTCGCCCCCCGGATTCCCCCAATCCGAATCCcaaccagcaccagcaccagcaccagcccCAGCTTCAGTCTCTGCCCCCCGACGTCCGTTCTCCAGGACAG ATGGTTTCCATTTTCCACAGGACCTCGGCTACCAGGAGAACAGCACTTGCCAGCGGGCCTCGAAACTGTGCTGCTCCCAGAGAAATATTGGATCCCAGTACGAGTGCTTCCACCACCACGGCTGCAACGAGAGCATCTCGACCATTATATCCACCTGCTCCTAG
- the LOC119551140 gene encoding uncharacterized protein LOC119551140 isoform X2 has translation MNRTALSTGSTSRRLPALLFVLLLGLVAQTTGRPSPEDESDLAIIPPDSDNVEIHKVKFVNGVMQKDHPVIMYKEDFVSEDYDPTKNESNPVRHKKHKRTHHHRVEPQQENDGDQILFDILPDKPIVLEEDLKAPLVTSIEVAELAGPVKKEATAKHPKKYHSRQRRQTYRPRNELIVQYYYPEPKIAEVPVLVYYQRNRLPVAGKLPILTGPLNRYDQSPVVVDSRDDFGLEHNSDPALADLSVYTTTTTSRPTVTTRPQPFPPAGRPIAIEPIRRPPQAVPPQAVPPQSASNEPKVSKCVWAIVNCCTGDSKKIRYNCFETFGCHGAFWGINPCADEQVKEGDLVPLAGFSPPGFPQSESQPAPAPAPAPASVSAPRRPFSRTDGFHFPQDLGYQENSTCQRASKLCCSQRNIGSQYECFHHHGCNESISTIISTCS, from the exons ATGAATCGAACTGCGCTGTCCACTGGCAGCACCAGCCGCAGACTTCCGGCTCTCTTGTTTGTCCTGCTGCTCGGCCTGGTGGCCCAGACCACCGGTCGTCCTTCGCCGGAGGACGAGAGCGACTTGGCCATCATACCGCCGGATTCCGACAATGTGGAG ATCCACAAAGTAAAGTTCGTGAATGGCGTCATGCAGAAGGATCACCCGGTGATCATGTACAAGGAGGATTTCGTCAGTGAGGATTATG ATCCCACTAAAAACGAGTCAAATCCTGTTCGCCACAAGAAGCACAAGCGAACGCATCATCATCGTGTGGAGCCACAGCAGGAGAACGACGGGGATCAGATCCTTTTCGACATCCTGCCCGACAAGCCGATCGTGCTGGAGGAAGACCTTAAAGCTCCACTAGTCACTTCCATCGAAGTCGCCGAACTGGCGGGACCCGTAAAGAAAGAGGCAACAGCAAAGCATCCCAAGAAGTACCACAGTCGCCAGCGACGACAGACCTATAGACCTAGAAATGAATTAATCGTCCAATATTACTATCCCGAACCCAAAATAGCAGAGGTGCCAGTTTTAGTCTATTA TCAAAGGAACCGGCTTCCGGTGGCGGGTAAACTACCCATTCTGACGGGACCACTTAATCGTTATGATCAGAGCCCAGTTGTGGTTGACTCTAGAGATGATTTCGGCTTGGAACACAATTCAGATCCAGCACTGGCCGATTTATCCGTATATACCACTACCACGACCTCGCGACCTACAG TGACCACAAGGCCGCAGCCCTTCCCGCCCGCTGGGAGACCTATTGCGATAGAACCCATCCGGAGGCCCCCCCAGGCGGTGCCCCCCCAGGCGGTACCCCCCCAGTCAGCCTCCAATGAGCCCAAGGTCAGCAAGTGCGTGTGGGCGATCGTGAACTGCTGCACCGGCGATAGCAAGAAGATACGGTACAACTGCTTCGAGACGTTCGGCTGCCATGGCGCCTTTTGGGGCATCAATCCGTGTGCCGATGAACAAGTGAAGGAAG GCGATCTGGTGCCCTTAGCCGGTTTCTCGCCCCCCGGATTCCCCCAATCCGAATCCcaaccagcaccagcaccagcaccagcccCAGCTTCAGTCTCTGCCCCCCGACGTCCGTTCTCCAGGACAG ATGGTTTCCATTTTCCACAGGACCTCGGCTACCAGGAGAACAGCACTTGCCAGCGGGCCTCGAAACTGTGCTGCTCCCAGAGAAATATTGGATCCCAGTACGAGTGCTTCCACCACCACGGCTGCAACGAGAGCATCTCGACCATTATATCCACCTGCTCCTAG